A region from the Methylovorus glucosotrophus genome encodes:
- a CDS encoding DMT family protein, with product MPVIAKTVLLLTMSNVFMTFAWYAHLKSLNDKPWYVAAFLSWLVAFVEYMFQVPANRAGFTVLSLGQLKVLQEVITLMVFVPFAVFYMHQPLKLDYLWAGLCLLGAVYFMFRS from the coding sequence ATGCCGGTCATTGCCAAGACAGTGCTGTTGCTGACCATGTCAAACGTCTTCATGACGTTTGCATGGTACGCCCACCTTAAAAGCCTCAATGACAAACCCTGGTATGTCGCTGCATTTCTCAGCTGGCTGGTCGCGTTTGTCGAATACATGTTTCAGGTGCCTGCCAACCGCGCAGGCTTTACCGTGCTCTCCCTGGGCCAACTCAAGGTGCTGCAGGAAGTCATCACGCTGATGGTTTTTGTGCCGTTTGCCGTGTTTTACATGCATCAGCCACTCAAACTGGATTATCTGTGGGCGGGTTTGTGCCTGCTGGGCGCGGTATATTTCATGTTTCGGAGTTAA
- a CDS encoding NAD+ synthase, whose amino-acid sequence MQVAIAQINCVVGDLAGNAARILSYAHEAKAAGASLMLTPELALSGYSPQDLLLREDFTHHCQRELQALAKALPADITVVVGHPHREHGRCYNAASVLQGGRIVLTYHKHALPNHSVFDEVRYFSPGNKAGVFEHQGVRCGILICADVWEPGPAKVSKQAGAELLLVLNASPFHLEKQQQRYKVLGKRVEETGLPLVYANLVGGQDELVFDGNSVVIDRCGAPVQQLPAFTEQLALVSIDLSPQNRANPLPADIAPGLTREESAYQALTLCLRDYVQKNGFPGAVLGLSGGIDSALTLAIAVDALGADKVHAVMMPSEFTADMSVDDARQMAQLLGVKYTELPIKPLFDQFCETLAEPFAGTSFDITEENLQARIRGMLLMALSNKFGSIVLTTGNKSEMAVGYSTLYGDMAGGFAVLKDISKTLVYRLARYRNSLSQVIPERIIIRPPSAELRHGQTDQDSLPPYDVLDAIMEAYVERDSSRQEIIAMGYREQDVARVLNLIDRNEYKRRQSPIGVRVTERGFGLDRRYPVVSRFVSKD is encoded by the coding sequence ATGCAGGTCGCCATCGCCCAGATCAATTGCGTAGTGGGCGATCTCGCCGGGAATGCTGCCAGGATATTGAGCTATGCGCATGAAGCCAAGGCCGCCGGCGCCAGTTTGATGCTGACACCAGAGCTGGCCTTGAGCGGTTACTCGCCGCAAGACCTGTTGTTGCGTGAAGACTTTACCCATCATTGCCAGCGTGAACTGCAAGCGCTAGCCAAGGCATTGCCTGCGGATATTACCGTGGTCGTCGGCCATCCCCACCGTGAGCATGGGCGGTGTTACAACGCTGCCTCGGTATTGCAGGGCGGACGCATCGTGCTTACGTATCACAAGCATGCCCTGCCTAACCATAGCGTGTTTGATGAGGTGCGCTACTTTTCTCCCGGTAACAAGGCTGGCGTGTTTGAACATCAAGGCGTGCGCTGCGGTATCCTCATTTGCGCTGATGTCTGGGAGCCAGGCCCGGCAAAAGTCAGCAAGCAGGCCGGTGCCGAATTGCTGCTGGTGCTGAATGCCTCGCCTTTCCATCTGGAAAAACAGCAGCAACGCTACAAGGTATTGGGCAAACGGGTGGAAGAGACTGGCTTGCCGCTGGTATATGCCAATCTCGTGGGCGGCCAGGATGAGCTGGTGTTTGATGGCAACTCGGTGGTGATTGATCGTTGTGGCGCGCCTGTGCAGCAATTGCCTGCCTTCACTGAGCAGCTGGCGCTGGTCAGTATAGACCTCAGTCCGCAGAACCGCGCCAACCCGTTGCCTGCCGATATCGCGCCAGGTCTGACACGTGAAGAATCTGCCTACCAGGCATTAACTCTTTGCCTGCGCGATTATGTGCAAAAAAATGGTTTCCCCGGCGCCGTGCTGGGCTTGTCTGGCGGTATAGACTCGGCGTTGACCCTGGCGATTGCCGTCGATGCCCTGGGCGCTGACAAGGTGCATGCCGTGATGATGCCTTCGGAATTTACTGCCGACATGAGCGTGGATGATGCTCGCCAGATGGCGCAATTGCTGGGGGTAAAGTACACGGAGCTGCCGATCAAGCCGCTGTTTGACCAGTTTTGTGAAACGCTGGCCGAACCTTTCGCCGGGACCAGCTTTGATATCACCGAAGAGAATCTGCAAGCCCGCATTCGTGGCATGCTTTTAATGGCATTATCGAACAAGTTTGGTAGCATAGTGCTTACCACGGGCAACAAGAGTGAAATGGCCGTGGGGTATTCCACCCTGTATGGTGATATGGCTGGCGGTTTCGCTGTACTGAAGGATATCTCCAAGACATTGGTGTATCGTTTGGCCCGCTACCGCAACAGCCTGTCGCAGGTGATTCCCGAGCGCATCATTATTCGGCCACCGTCGGCGGAACTGCGGCACGGGCAAACCGATCAGGATAGCCTGCCGCCCTATGATGTGCTGGATGCCATCATGGAGGCGTATGTCGAGCGGGATAGCAGCCGGCAGGAAATCATTGCCATGGGATATCGCGAGCAGGATGTCGCGCGTGTGCTCAACCTGATAGACCGCAATGAATACAAACGGCGACAATCGCCGATTGGCGTGCGAGTGACAGAGCGCGGATTTGGTCTGGACCGACGGTATCCTGTGGTGTCCAGATTCGTGAGCAAAGACTGA
- the feoB gene encoding ferrous iron transport protein B: protein MKRIALLGMPNTGKSTFFNRVSGASARVGNWPGITVDLMAAKLLLGGHIVEIIDLPGIYDLHGFSDDESVVRHFLENNDVDLAVIVLNGSQIDRQLSLALQVKALGLPCILLLNMSDEAKKSGITFNLPGMQQQLQMPVMQISAKHGNGCPEALKEAARHLAEQHPSPAEIREQLKNDDTIENQMEAIVKSTVHYPAQLDDVVTSRIDRVLLHPWLGLPLFFAAMYLLFQFIFTLGTPLQEGIAWALDLFRADVLEPLLKNAPGWFSGLMLDGIYNGIGTVAAFIPIIVLFFLVMTMVEDSGYLSRAAFLVDALMAKMGLDGRGFVMMLMGFGCNVPALMGTRVMRSRNMRLLTMLVIPLSLCSARLQVFLFMTATLFTPKQAPLVLFSLYMVSFATIFLTAVIYKGRYSSTEPFILELPPYRFPTPRQIWLRGWQEVRHFLTRASKFIIIGVLLVWALTNFPSDVPAASTGTIAGMIGTWLAPVLNPVGIDGQLAIALIFGFVAKEIVVGALAVIYGLQGDALMQVMATKLDWVQGMSFMLFTLIYTPCLSTIATLKNESKSIGFMMLSLLWSLGLAWVVSFVFYQTARALGY, encoded by the coding sequence ATGAAACGTATCGCCCTGCTCGGCATGCCCAACACGGGCAAATCCACTTTTTTCAATCGTGTCAGCGGCGCTTCGGCGCGTGTCGGCAACTGGCCGGGCATCACGGTAGACCTGATGGCCGCCAAGCTGCTGCTGGGCGGCCACATCGTCGAAATCATCGACCTGCCAGGCATTTATGACCTGCATGGGTTTTCAGACGATGAATCCGTGGTCAGGCATTTTCTTGAAAACAATGATGTTGACCTTGCCGTCATCGTGCTCAATGGCTCGCAGATAGACCGTCAGCTTTCCCTCGCCTTGCAGGTAAAAGCGCTGGGCCTGCCCTGTATTCTGCTGCTGAACATGAGCGACGAGGCAAAAAAATCCGGCATCACCTTCAACCTGCCCGGCATGCAGCAGCAATTGCAGATGCCTGTCATGCAGATCAGCGCCAAGCATGGCAATGGCTGCCCGGAAGCCCTGAAGGAAGCCGCCCGCCATCTGGCTGAGCAGCACCCCAGCCCGGCGGAGATTCGCGAACAACTGAAAAACGACGATACCATCGAAAACCAGATGGAAGCCATCGTCAAAAGCACCGTGCATTATCCTGCCCAGCTGGATGATGTGGTGACCTCACGCATAGACCGCGTGTTGCTGCACCCATGGCTAGGCCTGCCGCTGTTTTTTGCTGCCATGTATCTGCTGTTCCAGTTCATTTTTACCTTGGGCACGCCCTTGCAGGAAGGCATTGCCTGGGCGCTTGATCTGTTCCGTGCCGATGTACTGGAGCCATTGCTGAAGAATGCGCCTGGCTGGTTCAGCGGCCTGATGCTGGATGGCATCTACAACGGCATAGGCACGGTCGCGGCATTCATTCCGATCATCGTGCTGTTTTTCCTGGTAATGACCATGGTGGAAGACAGCGGCTATCTGTCGCGCGCCGCTTTTCTGGTGGATGCGCTGATGGCCAAGATGGGCCTGGATGGCCGTGGTTTTGTCATGATGCTGATGGGCTTTGGCTGTAATGTGCCGGCCCTGATGGGAACCCGGGTCATGCGTTCGCGCAATATGCGCCTGCTCACCATGCTGGTCATCCCGCTTTCGCTTTGCTCGGCCCGCCTGCAGGTTTTCCTGTTCATGACGGCCACGCTGTTCACACCCAAGCAGGCACCGCTGGTGCTGTTTTCGCTCTACATGGTGAGCTTTGCCACCATTTTCCTGACGGCGGTGATTTATAAAGGCCGCTATAGCAGCACCGAGCCGTTTATTCTGGAGCTGCCGCCTTATCGTTTCCCCACGCCACGCCAGATATGGCTGCGCGGCTGGCAAGAGGTGCGCCACTTCCTCACTCGAGCCAGCAAGTTCATCATCATCGGGGTGCTGCTGGTCTGGGCGCTAACCAACTTCCCTAGCGACGTTCCTGCCGCCAGTACAGGCACCATTGCCGGCATGATAGGCACCTGGCTGGCGCCCGTGCTCAACCCGGTTGGCATCGACGGCCAGCTGGCGATAGCGCTGATTTTTGGCTTTGTGGCAAAGGAAATCGTCGTGGGCGCGCTCGCCGTCATCTATGGCCTGCAGGGCGATGCCCTGATGCAAGTCATGGCAACCAAGCTGGACTGGGTGCAAGGCATGAGCTTCATGCTGTTCACGCTGATCTACACCCCCTGCCTCTCCACCATTGCCACGCTCAAAAACGAGTCCAAAAGCATAGGCTTCATGATGCTCTCGCTGTTATGGTCGCTGGGCCTGGCGTGGGTAGTGAGCTTTGTGTTTTACCAGACGGCGCGTGCACTAGGGTATTAG
- a CDS encoding FeoA family protein, translating to MSDLSQLQPGTHAVICGIDADESLFQRLAALGFRIGKKIEVIRRASFNGPLHVRIGTTDIILRITEARRIQISQQ from the coding sequence ATGTCCGACCTTTCACAACTGCAGCCTGGCACCCATGCGGTGATCTGCGGTATAGATGCTGATGAATCCCTGTTCCAACGGCTTGCCGCGCTGGGTTTCCGCATTGGCAAGAAAATCGAAGTCATCCGCCGTGCCAGTTTTAACGGCCCCTTGCATGTTCGCATCGGCACCACCGATATCATCCTGCGCATCACAGAAGCGCGCCGCATACAGATTAGCCAACAATGA
- a CDS encoding ankyrin repeat domain-containing protein produces MRRYPDKVAIKLLLALAAPMLALPLALPVAQAAEQIPYLLTVSSKGDIATVKAILDSGASPNTKDADGVTALMYAARKDKADVVKLLLQKGANVNAKDNGGWTALMMAAKKNFVATAKVLLENGADPKIRDESGWSALGMAATSGYSEMVDLLVKNGVDASAKSDDGKSVLMYAAKNGDLPTINTLIDNGADMRARDRFGATALMWAAREGNAAAVKLLLERGAKVNEQDSSKWTALTWAVKKSNVDAATVLLDNGADVNHRDSEGTPLLQLAVDNGSVSMVKLMLERGANVKTKDQYGLTALVYALKGGNAEIVQLIKDAGGSY; encoded by the coding sequence TGGCATTGCCATTAGCCTTGCCCGTCGCGCAGGCCGCCGAGCAGATTCCCTATTTGCTGACGGTATCTTCCAAAGGCGATATCGCCACGGTCAAAGCCATTCTGGACAGCGGCGCCAGCCCCAACACCAAGGATGCCGATGGCGTGACCGCGCTGATGTATGCGGCGCGCAAGGACAAGGCTGATGTGGTCAAGCTGCTGCTGCAGAAGGGCGCCAACGTCAATGCCAAGGATAACGGCGGCTGGACAGCGCTGATGATGGCGGCCAAAAAGAACTTTGTGGCCACGGCAAAAGTGCTGCTGGAAAACGGCGCCGACCCCAAGATTCGCGATGAATCCGGCTGGAGTGCATTGGGCATGGCCGCCACCTCTGGCTACAGCGAGATGGTGGATCTGCTGGTGAAGAATGGCGTAGACGCCAGCGCCAAGAGTGACGATGGCAAGAGCGTGCTGATGTATGCCGCCAAGAATGGCGACTTGCCCACGATCAATACCCTGATTGATAACGGGGCGGACATGCGTGCCCGGGATCGTTTCGGCGCCACGGCCCTGATGTGGGCAGCCCGCGAAGGCAATGCCGCTGCGGTGAAGCTGCTGCTGGAGCGTGGTGCCAAGGTCAATGAGCAGGATAGCTCCAAATGGACTGCGCTCACCTGGGCGGTCAAGAAGTCGAATGTCGATGCTGCTACTGTGCTGCTGGACAACGGCGCTGACGTCAATCATCGCGATTCCGAAGGCACGCCGCTATTGCAGCTGGCGGTGGACAATGGCTCGGTCTCTATGGTCAAACTGATGCTAGAGCGCGGCGCCAATGTCAAAACCAAGGATCAATACGGACTGACAGCCCTGGTATATGCCCTCAAGGGTGGCAACGCAGAAATCGTACAACTCATCAAAGATGCAGGTGGAAGCTATTAG
- a CDS encoding P-II family nitrogen regulator gives MKKIEAIIKPFKLDEVREALSEIGVNGLTVTEVKGFGRQKGHTELYRGAEYVVDFLPKIKVELIIADSLLDAAMEAIIKAARTGKIGDGKIFVSNVEQVVRIRTGETDEAAI, from the coding sequence ATGAAGAAAATTGAAGCAATCATCAAACCATTCAAACTCGACGAAGTGCGTGAAGCGCTGTCTGAAATCGGTGTGAATGGCCTGACCGTGACAGAAGTAAAAGGCTTTGGCCGTCAGAAAGGCCATACCGAACTTTATCGCGGTGCTGAATACGTGGTGGACTTCCTGCCCAAGATCAAGGTTGAGCTGATTATTGCCGACAGCCTGCTGGATGCCGCGATGGAAGCTATCATCAAGGCAGCTCGCACTGGCAAGATTGGTGACGGCAAGATTTTCGTCTCGAATGTCGAACAAGTGGTGCGTATTCGTACTGGCGAAACGGACGAGGCCGCCATCTAG
- a CDS encoding M61 family metallopeptidase yields MHSHFYSLAHILMMSTISYQVRLGQPATHLFEVQCTIAKPDPQGQEVSLPAWIPGSYLVRDFARHIVSMEAMSSGKAVEIVKVSKHRWQCAPCKGPLTLRYQVYAYDLSVRTAYLDDERGYFNGSSLFLCVTGQEHAPCQVTLHAPDIKGWQVGTALPAIKVNRAGFGLYQAPDYRALIDYPVEIGKLAIVTFKAAGIPHRLIVSGAHQADLKRIARDLKTLCETHIGFFGSAPFERYDFMLYAAGDDQYGGLEHRDSTSLICPRSWLPSTGAEADASRYQDFLGLCSHEYFHAWHVKRMRPQAFVEPDLGQEAYTRLLWVFEGFTAYYDTLMLVRSSLMSPEEYLKDLAKTITRYLRTPGRHVQRVDESSFDAWIKLYKPDENTPNAQISYYLKGSLVALALDLTLRKKGSSLDILMQGMWRDYQLTGAAMAEEQIDALILKHTGHDLRKLLDKLVRGTEDPAFRKLFANVGIDYQDEAKPTASNSLRSAWGLQLANEQDTRIAHVYRNSSAEEAGLAAQDVIIAADGIKASAKQLQEQVARLAEGASLTLHFFRRDQLRKCRITKRSQTVAECSLHMLAEEHPLRAFWLATVKNSAKQRDGKHKSGMPA; encoded by the coding sequence ATGCATTCGCATTTTTATTCGCTTGCCCATATCCTGATGATGTCCACCATTTCGTATCAAGTTCGCTTAGGTCAGCCCGCCACTCATCTCTTTGAAGTGCAATGCACTATCGCCAAGCCCGATCCTCAGGGACAAGAGGTTTCACTACCAGCCTGGATACCGGGCAGCTATCTGGTAAGAGATTTTGCGCGCCATATTGTCAGCATGGAGGCGATGTCCAGCGGCAAGGCCGTCGAGATCGTAAAAGTCAGCAAACACCGCTGGCAGTGTGCCCCCTGCAAAGGTCCGCTGACCTTGCGCTATCAGGTATATGCCTACGACCTCTCGGTGCGGACGGCCTACCTTGACGACGAACGCGGCTACTTCAATGGCTCCAGCCTGTTTCTCTGTGTGACAGGACAAGAACATGCCCCCTGTCAGGTGACGCTGCATGCTCCCGACATCAAAGGCTGGCAAGTTGGTACCGCACTTCCTGCCATCAAGGTGAATCGCGCCGGATTCGGCTTGTACCAGGCGCCTGACTATCGCGCACTCATCGATTACCCGGTGGAGATAGGCAAGCTCGCTATCGTGACATTCAAGGCCGCTGGCATTCCGCACCGCCTGATTGTTTCAGGCGCGCATCAGGCAGACCTTAAAAGAATAGCCCGCGACCTCAAGACCTTGTGCGAAACGCATATCGGCTTTTTTGGCAGCGCGCCATTTGAGCGCTACGACTTCATGCTGTATGCCGCGGGCGACGACCAGTATGGCGGCCTGGAACATCGCGACTCCACCAGCCTGATCTGCCCGCGCAGCTGGCTGCCATCCACAGGTGCGGAGGCAGATGCCAGCCGTTATCAGGATTTCCTGGGGCTGTGCAGCCATGAATATTTCCATGCCTGGCATGTGAAGCGCATGCGCCCCCAGGCATTTGTGGAACCCGACCTCGGGCAGGAAGCCTACACCCGCTTGCTGTGGGTATTTGAGGGATTTACCGCGTATTACGATACCCTGATGCTGGTACGCAGTAGCCTGATGTCGCCCGAGGAATATCTTAAGGACCTGGCCAAAACCATCACCCGCTACCTGCGCACGCCAGGCCGCCATGTGCAGCGTGTCGATGAATCCAGCTTTGATGCATGGATCAAGCTCTACAAGCCAGATGAGAACACGCCGAATGCGCAGATCAGCTATTACCTGAAAGGCTCGCTGGTGGCACTGGCGCTTGACCTTACCCTGCGCAAGAAAGGCAGCTCGCTGGATATCCTGATGCAAGGCATGTGGCGGGATTATCAGTTAACGGGGGCAGCCATGGCCGAAGAACAGATAGATGCTCTTATCCTGAAACACACCGGGCACGACCTGCGCAAGCTCCTGGACAAGCTGGTACGTGGTACCGAGGACCCCGCCTTCCGCAAGCTGTTTGCCAACGTTGGCATTGATTATCAGGATGAAGCCAAGCCTACTGCCAGCAACAGCCTGCGCAGCGCCTGGGGCTTGCAGCTGGCCAACGAGCAGGACACGCGCATCGCGCATGTCTATCGCAACAGCTCGGCCGAAGAGGCCGGCCTGGCCGCACAGGATGTGATTATTGCCGCCGATGGCATCAAAGCCAGCGCCAAACAGTTACAGGAACAGGTAGCGCGACTGGCTGAAGGCGCCAGCCTCACACTGCATTTCTTCCGCAGAGACCAGCTCAGGAAATGCCGTATCACCAAACGCAGCCAGACCGTGGCGGAATGCAGCTTGCACATGCTGGCGGAGGAGCACCCACTGCGAGCCTTCTGGCTGGCGACAGTGAAGAATTCAGCCAAGCAGCGAGATGGCAAACACAAATCCGGCATGCCAGCTTGA